From Bactrocera oleae isolate idBacOlea1 chromosome 4, idBacOlea1, whole genome shotgun sequence:
acagtaatggCGCACACACCACCCACCGAAGCACCGTTGTTTAACCAGAATTCGGCTTTGCCGAAAGTTTGCCTTTACGAAATGGGTTGTATGCAGGGCAAACATATGCCTGGTTTAGGTGCGCACAATTTCGAAGCATTTCTGGGAATACCGTACGCTTTACCGCCAGTGGCTGAGCGGCGCTTTGCGGTGCGTTGAATTAATGCGAGATAAAGAGATGATTATTTTAATGTCGTTGCTTGACTTTTGTAGATACCCAAAGCATTTCCACGCTGGTGGGGTATTTTGGACGCGACCGCGCCGAAGCAGAATTGTGTGCAAAAGAATTACATACTACCGAATCCGGTAGTGGAAGGCGTCGAAGATTGCCTTTACTTGAATATCTACAGACCAATAGTAAGTGAGTGCACCCGAGAAGAGGGACTTTACAGGTTGCGCTGATATTTCATGACAGGGTCTCACATAATTTAGAAACATTGTCGACGAAGTGTTTCAAAAATACGATCGGGGGTTAgagaaaaatttcgaaaaattagaTTTTGATGATTTGGTCGGACTCGAAGTCACGATCAATAGGAATTTTATTTTCAGTCAGTGCAACCTTGTATTGCACCACTTTTGGCTTAAggaatttaatttgaattagaAGTTATTCTATAAAATGAAATGTCTTCCCGCTAGCCAGACTCCAAACAGCTGCTGCCGGTTATGGTTTATATGCATGGTGGCGGTTGGTTTAGTGGCACTGCCAGTCCACTATTACATGGTCCTGAATATATTATGGAAACCAAAGAGGTTATCTTAGTCTCGATCGCTTATAGATTAGGACCGTTTGGTGAGTATGGAGCTCTTTTACTTATTAGTAACAGTAGAACTTTCCTTTCTAATATTGACTTTTCTTACTCTAGGCTTTCTCTCTACGGACGATGCTAATATGCCCGGCAATTTGGGTCTTAAAGATCAAAATTTGGCACTTCGTTGGATTAAACGCAATATCGGTGCTTTTGGTGGCGATCCAGAGAAAGTAACCATATTTGGACAAAGCGCTGGTGCCATTTCCGTGCACCTACACATGTTGAGTCGTCAATCCGAAGGTAAGTATGCTCGAAGGCTGCCTACGAGATTATGATCattataatataagaaaaatcgtttttgtttCAACTTTTAGGTCTATTTCGTAGCGCAATCACAATGAGCGGTACCGCGAATGTACCATTTGCTATTAATGATGCACCGCTGCAACAGACCCGTGACATCGCTAGATTTTGTAATATCAGTAATGTGAAAGAACTGAGCACTGTTAAACTCACGCGCGCTTTACGTGCGTTGGACGCCAAGGACATACTTAATGCGGGAGATAAACTCAAATATTGGAATGTGGATCCCATGACGAATTTCCGTCCAATCGTAGAGAAGCATAGCGACAAGCATGCATTTCTTACACAACACCCGGTGAAAATAATGAATGAGGGTAAATATACGCCTGTGCCATGGCTGAACGGTGGGGTACCGGGTGAGGGGGCAGTTCGTGTGTTCTCAATCTTAGCCAATGAAACGCTAAGACAACAATTCAATGCGAACTTTCATGAGCTGTTCGAAAAGTTGCTCGAATTTCCAGCACAGTTTACGCGTGCGCAGTTAACATTAAAGACGCAGTTGGTCATAAATGAGTACTTTGGTGGACGATCGGTAATCGATAATGCGACCGCGCAGGGTTTTCTTGACGTGAGTATTTGAGATATTCTATGATTTTGAAGTGATCTGAAGaatttatttgtgtgtttgttaCAGTGCATCAGCGATCGCGGCTTTCATCATCCCTACTACAATGCCATCCGCGCTTATGTGCATACAGTCGATGTGAAAAAGTATCCAGTCTATTTGTATAAACTCAGTTACAAAGGTGATCATAGCTTTACGAGCATTTACACGGGTGGCGTGCCAATCGGTGAATTCGATGCGGTACATTGTGATGATCTAATTTATACATTCCGTGCGCCAGTGATATTTGCCGACTTCAAGGAGGACTCGGCAGATGCGGCTCTAGCCGCGCATTTTTCTCGGAATCTTGTTCATTTTGTCAAATATGGGTGAGTTGTACGTTGAATATAATCAAGGTATTTTCAAGTAACGCAGGCAGATCTTGATTTTGGCGTCGCATATAAAATCAATGGTCCATGCTATTGTTACTTGAAGAGATGAGTAAGCTCAAAAGTAAAATGGTTTCACTGCGTTTTCATAAAGTCACccataaaaaatttgatttcatgAAAATTATGGTAACAGTTATCTTTCGGGGAATCGGTTATATAGGATTGACttctttaaaaacatatttttctgagattataatattgtttttggATATATGTACCCATCAATTATTACACGCCCCACCTTTTTCTTCCAGCAAACCGTTGAGCGCAGACGCCTTAAAACCTTGCACGGCCACTACATTTGACCAGAAATCGGATGCAATTTGTGATTATCAAGAATTTTCGAACTCTGGCAATGATTCTTTCAGAACTTTCACAAACAACAAGTTTAACGTGAAGCGTGCAAAACTATGGAATGCGATTCTGGAAATAGAGGATTAGTTGAAATTTGCCTGAGGCTCATTAGAGcaattatttgtatagttttCACATGTAGTATCTTAAAAAAGTGAGTACACAACTCACGCACGTTGAGATTTCAGTATTAgcatttagattttttattgaacatttatatataatatatttatatagtttttaatgtCATAGTGAACTTTtgtagaaaaatatgtattttctaatttagttatactgcatatatcataagataatacatatttatatacaaattacatGCACTGATATATACCGTTCTATTGTATTATTAGTTTTTcctttgtttatttacatattataatatgtaaaccCAGTACTCTACTCTAACTactgatattttttattgccataAGTGTAtctcataaaaaattgtttaaataaagctGCCAAGctaagcgttggcatgcttgtattgactCGAAagaagcctattttgaaggcgataataaatatttgtattaaaatacgtaaaaatatatcttttttatCTGACAGGGTCAAATATGATCTTTTCATATTGGTCTCTCTTCTTTTCTCTTCTAACGGCTGAtgtgttatacttgtatgttatggGAAAATTACATTCGGAGTGTAAAACTCATGAGTGCTCCAGTTCTACTACATTACTATCGATAGAAGCATTCACTGAACGAAATAGTTTAAAACtgaagaattttgttttttcatagaGTTGTATACATTTTCTAACCTCTGTTGTTGTATTCTTAAAGTACACACCGCCAATAGATCCTCTTAAATCATACCTAAATTTAATCGCCAAAGAACCTCTATGCTCTTTAGTAGTcgcatacgtatatgtatatacttatctaTTAGGACTGATAAAGATTATTACAATCTTACATCTTCTCTTTATCTTCGCTTGATCACTCTATTACTCTCTCTTAAaagttttgtatgtatatttgaaagatAAGATATTtctcgattttaattttttattggtaattttttcttattttttatcacttaaattagttttaataaatcTCCTATTTTTGACAATGTTAATTATCCAATATAATTTTACCAATAAATTCTGTTGAATATGCTGCCAAACAGAATACGCCCATGGTTTCACCCTCCCTTGAAAAGCGAATAATAGCAACCATGTACCCCGACAACGACTTACAGGGAGCTTTTTGAATTAAGCGTGTGCTACATTTTAGGAAACGAACATTTATTTCACTGTAGTTTTTTTATCTTACAACCAAATTCGAAAATCGACGTCTTGGTATATACGAAACCACCAAATCaaagttttaaatacattttcttGAATTCTATGTTAtgcaaattaattgaaatatagcaagaaattcatacaaaataaaaacctaATATAAGTATGTTATATGCTATCAATTTCATCGGACAGTTGTGGTATTAATAAAATCTCAAATAAGTCTCTCATTCAATATCAATTTCATCCACACGACTGCGTACGCGATTTTTCTTCTTCGACTTCTTCGTGGGCGACACTGGTGGAACCAGAAAACTTTCTAGAAACTCTATAGTATTCAGGATCGTGTCACGGCTTACATTGCCAATATGATCTCGATCGAAGTAAACTATCGGTTCGTTCGAATTAGCGCAAGTGCAAGGCGTAGAGCGCAGTGGATTAAGCTGCTCAACATCGCTGGTGCTGGTCGTTGCTATggatgaaattttatatttaattttgtggaCAAAAACCAAATAAGGTTTTAGTTTTGTATACTAAGTTAAATTaagtattattataaataattttgagttttgaaaaaagaacTAATTAGTGCCTAAATacactttttaaacaaaatatttaatatttaccgAAAAGTGGCCGGAAGCACTGCTTAATTTGTATCCACTTTTGGCAGAACTGCTTTATGGCGCTAtcgttttgtttgaaaaatgtcCTGGCCGTCGCATCGACGCGTCCTTGCATGAAGGTCGGTATAAATGGCCATTTGCCTTTGGCGGCAAAGAAGCAAACTATATCTGTAGTGATACCTTATTAGCAATAATTTATACTTTTACGTAGCCTTTAAAGCAACCTACACGGTATGTTGAAGAGATGAAAGAAGCCGCGCCGCTGTTCTAGACCAGCTTTCGCTAGTATGCCTCGCTCTTCGGTCTCTAAGCTCGGTCCAAATAAGCGACCTTCCTTTTGACGAGCTTCATCGACGCTTTCTGCCAGGCTAAATGGTATCTCTTCGATGCGAACGCTGCGCAGGTGTGCCTGAGTAAGCGCCAGTTGATAGGAGAGCCAAAGGAGGAAAGTGGGCAACATGCACCAATAAATTTGTTTAcctattaatttcatttttaaaaaaaattatttaaatgttttcaaactttatttaaattccGTTTTTAAGCGTGATTTGCGTTCGCCTGCAGCGAAATATAAAGTTCAACTGAATGCAGTTATTCGCGAAAGTCCTGTGTTATCCTGCTATACCCTGTTGGTATCTATTGCATGTTATTCACTTTAATTGCAAATGTACGTTGTAGTTATTTACTATGGAAAATGCATGCTTTGCATGTCAGTGacacatttttgttaatttctaagtatgtataatatacattgtatacgagtatatatgtatgtgtgtatgtgagcagGGCTTTACATAAATCTCGTTTATGTGCATATAGTTGGAAGGAACAGTCGGGATAAGTTAATGGGACTAAAGAGCAATGAACCGTACGCGGAAATCAGTGTTAGATGTCAAGCATAaatttgttataccctgaacagggcttGAGCTTGCCACAAAGTTTATAATACCTAAAAGGATAcggcggagaccctataaaccatataaccatatatataactgatcagcgtgacgagttgatcGATCTAGTCATGGCCGTCTGTCTTTTTcatctatctatatatatacaataacttaaattttttagtaatcgatctgaaattttgcacacgttcttttcgcTCCAAGAAGCAGCtcgtttgtcggaatcgccgatatcggatcaccacagcatatagctatcatacaatctgtacgatcggaatcaagtgcttgtatggacaactttttcattagACGAGATTTCTTTCCGAGATTTGTTACGGTTCATTATCTTAAGCACTGATGCAATCTGGGAAGATATTGTTCTGATCgggctactatagcatatagctgccatacaaactaaccgatcaaaatcatgctTTTATATGgattcttttgtatttgtgaggggtattatagcttcggcgcaaccgaggTTAATgttttaacgtttttttgtttttttttttaatttagcttaTTTTATATAACTAGTGACATTTCGCATTGCAGCGTGTTTGATTATGCATGTGATTCCCATTAAAAGTTAATCATGCGCCCTGTTGCTCCTATTCCAGAACCTGAATTTAGTACATAGTATATATCTGCACAGCACGATACAATTTGTCCATTATCGTAACGCCATGTAATCTATCGTGAcaacaaatatttgaattttctactaatttttcaaatatatgaatatttccaAGAGAGTCATCAGATTTATCACTTTTTCGGCTCTCACGAAAATAATGTTCGATAGtaactaattaatttatatttagtgTGGAGAAgcagcaataaataaaaaatgcaacgtCTTCCCGAATCATTTCTCTTTAAATtttcactaaataaatatttttatagaatgCCAACTTCACTGGTAAATCTTTTTTTGAAGGAAGTTCGGATCGCTATTGCTATAAATATTTGCTCAAATGACAAAAGTTTACTTGAACCTAAACTTAAAGTAGCattatattaatgaaactttAGTGGAGCTGAACCTCAATAAGAAGAGACCAGCCTCTTGGTTATCCAGtttctatttttacttatttctaAAAACCTCaactaatatatttaattattctcTGTGTATTTGATTGCATATTTCTTCCTCTTTGTGATGGGTGCTTTGATAATATCCAAACAATGACAGATCCTTCAAGCAAATTTTATAAGACACTTTTTTGTTACAGAAATTCACTCGGTTATTCACATGAGAGACTTTCTATAATAGTATATCATAAATTTTGTCAGCACAGTGATAGATTTTTGAAACCACGAAAATTGACCCGATAACTTTAGGGTGAACTTCAATaaattcatatacattttttctaaataactCATAGTTTTGcctaaaatcaagataaaccatttttaacccttaaaaattcaaccacacGCCACCACTTCCTCTTTCCGACCACAGATCgctcgtaaattatttttcctttcatttctgttaatttatctgTCGTTTCCACAGGATTTCAACCTGTTGTGAATATCTTTCACTTTTTACTATAATCAAAGGTTTCTGCAAaagcaaaagaatttttttcgaaCGCATTTcacatttattacaaaaacaatatgatAAGTTTATTATTATCTATATATTACATTTTGCACTTAACATAAATCATAATcatttaacttttaaattaacatttcagtaaataaatatattttgcagacttaaatgttaaccaaaaaaaaaaaaaataaacttattactttttcaaaaagtaaataatttctgtaaaactatttttttattatgtaactatatatgtatgtaaatgcagtAATGCAATTAAAGGCACCTTTTCGATTGGCATATTTTGGTTCCAGTTGAAGGAAGCggtagttatttttaaatttttgggtttttttcttttgctattTGTACAgttatactttatatatttacaaatgtatgtgtaaTTTTCTAAACTATCATTTAATTACATATTAATGTACCGTATGTACAAATATTGGCAAATTCACTAAACGAaatgatttcatataatattattgcataaagaaagaaattttacaCTAAGCGAAGCTAAGGCTATaacttttaatacttttatgttTACACGGTGTGCTAAATGTAAGATGTtcgtaaaaataacaacaaaattacataactaggcatgtatgtacatattatatatatacttattctcAAATGTAGGCACTTGTAGTTTTGGCAAAACGATTTCGCCTTCAGTTCGTTGCAATTCGATATCTAAGTTCGTATTTAGTACGCTTTGGCACCACTTTGCTGTATGGCGAATTTATTTCACAACTAAATTTATTCGaaagtaaaagaaaagaaagaatTAACTATATGCTACCCGCTCAAAGCGACGCAGCCGTTAAGTAGTTACATATTCAGTGGTTGTTATGGTTGTTGCTGTAGTTGTAAATTAATTGCTATTTATAGAGTTTTTACATCTAAAATTATTCgctatgttattgttgtaattaagCAATTACGCACAATCACAGTCCTGCAGCTTCGTGCGATCGCTTTGACTTTTCAGCGCTAGCGTGGGCGACACTAACGGCTGTTGTTTGGGCGGCAGCGCATTTACTTTAGTTTTagccttcttcttcttctttttcgaATTGCGGCGACAGCAGAACCATGTAAAGACTGTAAATAAAACGGAgggaaaattcaattaatttaattgtttaatagTTTTTCATTGCTTTTAGATTCGCTTACCGAGTACAGCTAATGCCGCTGCCGCTGCGATCGCCCACCAACGCCAGCTGAGCACTTTGGCAAGTTCAGCCTCTGCCTTACAGCTGTGATATGTCGTTGAGTTCACAGTTTGGTTATATGGATCCGGACATATGCTGTTATCGAGGTcgtctataaataaatgttgtAAAATTTGAGCAATTAACTGATGGGTTTCGGTTAATAAAGAGAGCCAAAATACatgaaaaatttactaattacgttaaaaaagtttttaaaaaatttgtaattttattttatcgataataaaattaaaagtaattatattGCATTACTGATTACTTTCAACAAAATTGATTTGACTAAATTGccattacatatgtatggggCGGTAagtataaatgcatatgtgtgctTACACTTCCTTGTGTGAGTGCATATTGTTGAATGGTTGTATGTGTGCGCTTTATTTCGTTTGAAAATTACtccgcctaaaagtatgcagacCTATAGAGTTGCCAAGATCTGTACGATCAGTAACACAATCAAATCTATTACAATTTGTTGTATGCGTAAGTAATTCGCGCTATTCTGTACCGTaccttatttcatatatttgtttattattattattaagggGATACCTAGtctagcaataaaaaaaaattattttgtttatattctcAATGTCtaactattcaagaatatgtctacaagaggatttttcaaaattcaaattattttcggagaacTGCAACTtttaacgcgtttttctcgaaactgtctttttcaaaacgatacccacgatttctcatTTTTTTAGATAGTCTTCTTTATGTTCTGGTCTATGTTTGGAATTATAGATATTCCCACATTTAGggtttttactaattttttcaaatcaaaacaaTCAGATGGTGGTTTATTTTCAGGCAGTCGCCATTTCGTGAAAAAATGTTTCTGACTTTTCCATAGTTCCAGGCAGACATTGCgacatttttctaaattaataattttgttttttgctttcacatTGTTAGGATGGTTTAAATCGTGGATATGGtcatgtgccaattttttgagacgCCCCACTTTATCAGTTGCaaattatacccttaacagggtatattaaaattGCCACAAAgtgtaatttgaaaattatttaatttttttcttaaaaaaatttactgtacattttttaaatatgcttaaatatgccctcaaattaaaaagtaattgatatatttgcttattttttaattctaaaagtcGCTTTTTTTAAGCCGTTACACCAGGTGTGCCCCctaatatatgtgtgttttatGTTGACAAGCTTTATGACTTTATGTGCTTTCCAAATGGGGTAGTACATTATACACAACTCTAGTTTTGGACTTCACTGTACTTGCGGTCATAATAAATCGTTGGTGTAAGCGCAtgagtactcgtatatatatatcaacAACGAAACAAAAACATCTTTATTATTTAGAGCCTTATTAGCAATAGGATTCCAGGAACAAAGCATATGCAGCAAACACAAAGAACATGAAACATTAAAGTTTCGTATAATTTCTTGGTCACCATTACGCAAATCGATAAATTTTTCCGTTATGTTCGGAACCT
This genomic window contains:
- the LOC138857192 gene encoding juvenile hormone esterase-like isoform X1, with the protein product MLRRFKNKNQKKITLKNKQNIMTASLAAAEVSLLPNATLLPTILQSTNLWQTIFMISILTTIICSQTTTTVMAHTPPTEAPLFNQNSALPKVCLYEMGCMQGKHMPGLGAHNFEAFLGIPYALPPVAERRFAIPKAFPRWWGILDATAPKQNCVQKNYILPNPVVEGVEDCLYLNIYRPIPDSKQLLPVMVYMHGGGWFSGTASPLLHGPEYIMETKEVILVSIAYRLGPFGFLSTDDANMPGNLGLKDQNLALRWIKRNIGAFGGDPEKVTIFGQSAGAISVHLHMLSRQSEGLFRSAITMSGTANVPFAINDAPLQQTRDIARFCNISNVKELSTVKLTRALRALDAKDILNAGDKLKYWNVDPMTNFRPIVEKHSDKHAFLTQHPVKIMNEGKYTPVPWLNGGVPGEGAVRVFSILANETLRQQFNANFHELFEKLLEFPAQFTRAQLTLKTQLVINEYFGGRSVIDNATAQGFLDCISDRGFHHPYYNAIRAYVHTVDVKKYPVYLYKLSYKGDHSFTSIYTGGVPIGEFDAVHCDDLIYTFRAPVIFADFKEDSADAALAAHFSRNLVHFVKYGKPLSADALKPCTATTFDQKSDAICDYQEFSNSGNDSFRTFTNNKFNVKRAKLWNAILEIED
- the LOC138857192 gene encoding juvenile hormone esterase-like isoform X2; this encodes MLRRFKNKNQKKITLKNKQNIMTASLAAAEVSLLPNATLLPTILQSTNLWQTIFMISILTTIICSQTTTTVMAHTPPTEAPLFNQNSALPKVCLYEMGCMQGKHMPGLGAHNFEAFLGIPYALPPVAERRFAIPKAFPRWWGILDATAPKQNCVQKNYILPNPVVEGVEDCLYLNIYRPIVNSKQLLPVMVYMHGGGWFSGTASPLLHGPEYIMETKEVILVSIAYRLGPFGFLSTDDANMPGNLGLKDQNLALRWIKRNIGAFGGDPEKVTIFGQSAGAISVHLHMLSRQSEGLFRSAITMSGTANVPFAINDAPLQQTRDIARFCNISNVKELSTVKLTRALRALDAKDILNAGDKLKYWNVDPMTNFRPIVEKHSDKHAFLTQHPVKIMNEGKYTPVPWLNGGVPGEGAVRVFSILANETLRQQFNANFHELFEKLLEFPAQFTRAQLTLKTQLVINEYFGGRSVIDNATAQGFLDCISDRGFHHPYYNAIRAYVHTVDVKKYPVYLYKLSYKGDHSFTSIYTGGVPIGEFDAVHCDDLIYTFRAPVIFADFKEDSADAALAAHFSRNLVHFVKYGKPLSADALKPCTATTFDQKSDAICDYQEFSNSGNDSFRTFTNNKFNVKRAKLWNAILEIED
- the LOC138857192 gene encoding juvenile hormone esterase-like isoform X3 produces the protein MVYMHGGGWFSGTASPLLHGPEYIMETKEVILVSIAYRLGPFGFLSTDDANMPGNLGLKDQNLALRWIKRNIGAFGGDPEKVTIFGQSAGAISVHLHMLSRQSEGLFRSAITMSGTANVPFAINDAPLQQTRDIARFCNISNVKELSTVKLTRALRALDAKDILNAGDKLKYWNVDPMTNFRPIVEKHSDKHAFLTQHPVKIMNEGKYTPVPWLNGGVPGEGAVRVFSILANETLRQQFNANFHELFEKLLEFPAQFTRAQLTLKTQLVINEYFGGRSVIDNATAQGFLDCISDRGFHHPYYNAIRAYVHTVDVKKYPVYLYKLSYKGDHSFTSIYTGGVPIGEFDAVHCDDLIYTFRAPVIFADFKEDSADAALAAHFSRNLVHFVKYGKPLSADALKPCTATTFDQKSDAICDYQEFSNSGNDSFRTFTNNKFNVKRAKLWNAILEIED
- the LOC106627853 gene encoding uncharacterized protein — encoded protein: MKLIGKQIYWCMLPTFLLWLSYQLALTQAHLRSVRIEEIPFSLAESVDEARQKEGRLFGPSLETEERGILAKAGLEQRRGFFHLFNIPYIVCFFAAKGKWPFIPTFMQGRVDATARTFFKQNDSAIKQFCQKWIQIKQCFRPLFATTSTSDVEQLNPLRSTPCTCANSNEPIVYFDRDHIGNVSRDTILNTIEFLESFLVPPVSPTKKSKKKNRVRSRVDEIDIE